From a single Amphiura filiformis unplaced genomic scaffold, Afil_fr2py scaffold_96, whole genome shotgun sequence genomic region:
- the LOC140144906 gene encoding uncharacterized protein, whose product MLNTFRMNVRLLKPLTCRFCGIYLYSLNRLKGHVEKHMIKYVRAAKIKKTRETLFRSKHRQKYFAQSDNLTVKPYQCEFCQKSFAQSKTLRVHIRTHTKEKPYRCEYCQSCFAHSGALKYHIRTHTKEKPYHCEYCQKCFVSTSNLKVHIRTHTKDKPYQCEHCQKWFLSTSNLKMHIRTHTKEKPYQCEYCQKCFVSNWNLKMHIRTHTKEKLFQCEYCQKCFAEYGTLKQHMQTHTKEKPYQCEFCQKCFAQSGTLKYHIRTHTKEKPYQCEYCQNRFALSGALKIHIRTHTKEKPYQCEYCEKCFAESVKLKRHIRTHTKEKPYQCEYCQKCFSESGHVKRHILTHTKEKPHQCEYCQKCFAQNIDLKRHIRTHTKEKPYQCEYCQKCFSLPGNLKRHILTHALYTT is encoded by the coding sequence ATGCTGAACACATTTAGAATGAATGTAAGACTTTTAAAACCATTAACTTGTAGATTTTGTGGAATATACCTCTATTCTTTGAATAGGTTGAAAGGTCACGTTGAAAAACATATGATCAAATATGTTAGAGCTGCCAAAATCAAAAAGACTAGAGAGACACTTTTTCGAAGTAAACATCgtcagaaatattttgcacaatctgacaatctaaCAGTgaagccatatcagtgtgagttttgtcagAAAAGTTTTGCACAATCAAAAACACTCAGagtacacatcagaactcacacaaaagaaaaaCCCTATcgatgtgaatattgtcagagcTGTTTTGCACATTCTGGTGCTCTTAAataccacatcagaactcacactaaagagaaaccttatcattgtgagtattgtcagaaatgctttgtttCAACTAGTAATCTCAAAGTTCATATCCGCACCCACACTAAAGATAAGCCTTATCAGTGTGAACATTGTCAGAAATGGTTTCTTTCAACTAGTAATCTAAAAATGCATATccgaactcacactaaagagaaaccttatcagtgcgagtattgtcagaaatgctttgtttCAAATTGGAATCTCAAAATGCACATCCgtactcacactaaagagaaactatttcagtgtgagtattgtcagaaatgttttgcagaatATGGCACGCTTAAACAACACATgcaaactcacactaaagagaaaccctaccagtgtgagttttgtcaaaaatgttttgcacaatCTGGTACGCTTAAAtatcacatcagaactcacacaaaagagaaaccatatcagtgtgaatattgtcaaaacCGTTTTGCACTATCTGGTGCTCTTAAAattcatatcagaactcacactaaagagaaaccatatcagtgtgagtattgtgagAAATGCTTTGCAGAATCTGTGAAACTCAaacgacacatcagaactcacactaaagagaaaccttatcagtgtgagtattgtcagaaatgtttttcagAGTCTGGGCATGTCAAACGACACATACTaacccacaccaaagagaaaccccatcagtgtgagtattgtcagaaatgttttgctcaaaatattgatctcaaaagacacatccgaactcacactaaagagaaaccttaccagtgcgagtattgtcagaaatgtttttcacTACCGGGTAATCTCAAAAGACACATACTAACTCACGCGCTTTACACAACCTAA